The nucleotide sequence CTCGCTACAGCCAACTTTATAGGACGCCGTGAAGATGCTCTGTTTCTAGGACCCGCTGGTTCAGGCAAGAGTCATATTGCGCAAGCCATCGGCCAGGCCGCCATTCAGCAAGGCTATCGCGTGCTCTATCGAGAGACGTATAGGCTGTTGGATGAACTGGCTGAAGCAACCATTGACGGCATGCGCAAAGAGTTCATTGAATCAGTGGTCGCCTGGCCCCTTCTGATCATCGACGATCTCGGCATGCGTAAGTTGCCACTGACAGCGGCTGAAGATCTGTTGGAGATAATCATGCGTCGTTATGAACGCGCCAGTACCCTGGTTACTTCCAATCGCCCCGTGGAAGATTGGGGCAAACTGCTGGGCGATGCAGCAGCGGTAAGCGCCATGCTCGATCGCTTGCTGCATCACGGGCACGTGCTGAGGTTTGGC is from Blastocatellia bacterium and encodes:
- the istB gene encoding IS21-like element helper ATPase IstB → MNLIELNQALRQLRLGGMAAVLETRLHQAQAEAMAPIDLLSCLVTDELTRRGDRLLERRRKQAGFREPLKTLDNFDFNFNKMNRSLIFELATANFIGRREDALFLGPAGSGKSHIAQAIGQAAIQQGYRVLYRETYRLLDELAEATIDGMRKEFIESVVAWPLLIIDDLGMRKLPLTAAEDLLEIIMRRYERASTLVTSNRPVEDWGKLLGDAAAVSAMLDRLLHHGHVLRFGPRSWRTKTELAPA